ACCGGGCGACCCCGCCGACGCCACGGACGCCACCGACGCCCTCGTCACCGAGGCGGTCGACGACGGGGGACAGGCGCTCGCGTTCGTCCGCTCCCGGCGCGAGGCGGAGACGCTCGCGGAGCGACTCGCGGCCGCGGACCTCGGGTCGTCGCCCGAGGTGGCCGACGAGATTCGCGGCCTCGACGGCACCGAGACGGGCCGCCGCCTCGCCGACTGCGTCGAGGGGGGCGTCGCCTTCCACCACGCCGGCCTGCGGAGCGCCCACCGGGTCGCCGTCGAGCGCGCCTTTCGGGACAGGGAGTTGAAGGCCATCTGCGCGACGCCGACCCTCGCAGCGGGCGTGAACGTGCCCGCGCGTCGGGTGGTCGTCCGCGATCAGAAGCGATACACCGGATCGGGGATGGAGTGGCTCCCGACGCTCGAAGTCCACCAGATGTGTGGCCGAGCGGGACGCCCCCACCTCGACCCCTACGGCGAGGCCGTCCTCGTCGGCGACGAGACGACCCGCGACGAACTGTGGGAGCGCTACGTCGAAGCGGGCCCGGAGCGCGTCGACTCGAAGCTCGCCGATCCGAACGCACTCCGCACCCACGTCCTCTCGGTCGTCGCCTCGGACTTCGCGGCGTCGCGCGAGGGCGTCCTCGACGTGCTGGACGCCACGTTTTTCGCCCACGGGACGCCTACGTCCGAACTTGGCGGTGTCGTCGACACTGCCATCGCCGACCTCGTGGAGATGGGGATGATCGTCGACGAGGACGGGCTGGCGGCGACCGATCTCGGCGCGCAGGTGTCGCGGCAGTACGTCACGCCGGAGACGGGCGCCCGCGTCGTCGACGGCCTGCGGACGGCCACGGGGATGGCGACGGTGACGGGACTCACGGCCCTGGAAATCGTCTGTGACACGCCGGACATGCAGGATACGTACCTCGGCAACCGCGAACGCGCCGATATGTACCAGTTCGCACAAGACCACGCCGACGAGTTCACCACCCGGATGGGGGAAACCGAGGATTTCGAGGGATGGTTGACGGCAGTGAAGACGGCGCGAGTCCTCTACGAGTGGACCGAGGGGGCAAGCGCGGAGGACCTGGTCGAGCGGTTCCGCATCGGTCCCGGTGACCTGGAGTCGCGGATCGAACGCGCGGAGTGGTTGCTCGGCGCCGCCGACGCCATCGCGAGCGTCGTCGACGCCGACGCGACGGTACCGTTCCGGGAGCGGCGGGCGCGGCTCTAGGCGTACTGATCGATCAGCGCCGACAGCTGATCCTCGCTCTGCACGCCGACCACTCGCTCGACGGTGTCACCGTCGGCGAACAGGAGGAGCGTCGGCACGCCGCGGACGCCGTACTCCGAGGCGAGACCCTGATTCGCGTCGACGTCGACTTTGGCGACGGCCGCCGGCGTCGACGCCGCCAGCGACTCGACGATCGGTTCGAGCATCTGGCAGGGTCCACACCAGTCGGCGTAGAAATCGACGAGGACGACGCCGTACTCGGCAGTCAGGTCGGCGAGATGGGCCGGCCCGTCGACGTGGATGGGGTCGTCGGGTGCGGTCGCCGCGCCGTCCTGCAGGTCGCGTTCGAGGCTCTCGCGTTTCTCGGCACGAATCCGTTCGATGTCGTCGGTGTCGCTCATCGGCGGCTAGTCGGTGCCGAATCGACTTAACAGTTTTGTGGGTTTTGGGCAATACTAACTGTCGCGGTCGTACGCCCCCGCCTTCCGGAGACGCCCCACCTCGTCCAGTACCGCCGGCGTCCGACAGACCCCCGGGGCGCCCGTCACCTGCGGCACCGCGCAGTTGTTACAGGAAGCACAGACGGCGCTCGCCTCGGCGTCGGCGAGCAGACGTGCGGGGAGTTCGGGTTCGGCGTAGAACGGGCGGGCCATCCCCACCATGTCGCAGGCGTCGCCGAGGAGACGGTCGATGCGCGGGCGTTCGCGGATGCCCCCCTCACAGCAGACGGGCACCGAGACGGCGTCGCGGACGGACCGGCAGAGGTCGGCGTTCCACGCGGGGTCGAAGTCGTACCAGCGGGCCTGGACGCGGTTGGCGAGGGCGACCAGTCCGGCGCGGAGGCGGCCGCCGAACGCCTCGGCGTAGCCCTCGCGGAACCCCTCGTCGCGCCACGCCCGCGCGGGGAACCGCCCGCGGACGATACTCATGTCCCAGAAGACGGAGCCGGAGACGGGGACGAGGGCGTCGTAGCCGATTCTGTCGAGGCGGCGACAGATCTCGACGGCGTCGGCCCGCGACAGACGACGCCGGACGACGGGCGGCGCCGCCGTCTCGGCGGGCACCTTCGTCAGCAGGGGCACGTCGCCGGCGTGGTCGCGGACGGCGTCGTGAACGACTTCGAGGAAGCGAACGCCGTCGCCGAACTCGTCGTCGCGTCGGTTGTAGAAGGGAGAGAGGAACTGATGGACGATACCCATGTTGGCGCCGGCGAGGTGGACCAGGTCGTAGCCGGCGTCGGCAGCGTGGCCCGCGGCGCGCCCGAAGTCGTCGGCCAGGTCGTACACCTCCGCGGTCGTGAGGACGTGCGGATCGTAGCCGAGGAAGCCGAGGCGGTCGAGGGCACGTAAGAGAGCGGGGGGACGCGAGACGGCGAGTTGCCGGAGGTCGGGATGCTCGTCCCGGTAGCCGGCGTGCCACGTCTCCATGCTCCGCAGGCCGCCGTGTTCGAGTTGGATGGCGACCGTCGTCCCGTACTCGTGGAGACGGTCTGTCAGGCGTCCGAGGCGGGAGACGAAGTCCGGGTCGTGGACGCGGGTCATCCCGGGCGCGGCACAGCCCCCCTCGTCGCGGACGATGGTGGCGCCCTGACACACCAGCCCGGCACCCGACGCCGCCGCGGGTTCGAGGTGGTCGATCAGCCGGTCGACCGCGTCGT
This window of the Haloplanus rubicundus genome carries:
- a CDS encoding DEAD/DEAH box helicase, which produces MRVRDLPLSAAVIDHFESRGIEELYPPQAAAVEAGVCEGRRLVAAVPTASGKTFVATLAMLTADGPGLYIVPLRALAREKYETFSALPGVSVGISTGDFDERATELGDHDIVVATSEKVDSAIRNGADWIADLACVVVDEVHLVGSEGRGPTLEVTLATLGRRAPGVQIVALSATVANPDELADWLDAGLVQSTWRPVDLRTGVYAAGRVGFDSEASKTPRAAGDDGTERDVSVPGDPADATDATDALVTEAVDDGGQALAFVRSRREAETLAERLAAADLGSSPEVADEIRGLDGTETGRRLADCVEGGVAFHHAGLRSAHRVAVERAFRDRELKAICATPTLAAGVNVPARRVVVRDQKRYTGSGMEWLPTLEVHQMCGRAGRPHLDPYGEAVLVGDETTRDELWERYVEAGPERVDSKLADPNALRTHVLSVVASDFAASREGVLDVLDATFFAHGTPTSELGGVVDTAIADLVEMGMIVDEDGLAATDLGAQVSRQYVTPETGARVVDGLRTATGMATVTGLTALEIVCDTPDMQDTYLGNRERADMYQFAQDHADEFTTRMGETEDFEGWLTAVKTARVLYEWTEGASAEDLVERFRIGPGDLESRIERAEWLLGAADAIASVVDADATVPFRERRARL
- the trxA gene encoding thioredoxin, with product MSDTDDIERIRAEKRESLERDLQDGAATAPDDPIHVDGPAHLADLTAEYGVVLVDFYADWCGPCQMLEPIVESLAASTPAAVAKVDVDANQGLASEYGVRGVPTLLLFADGDTVERVVGVQSEDQLSALIDQYA
- a CDS encoding oxidoreductase, translated to MVRLSDPLRIGDVTVPNRLYRAPLLECAGNGDDAVDRLIDHLEPAAASGAGLVCQGATIVRDEGGCAAPGMTRVHDPDFVSRLGRLTDRLHEYGTTVAIQLEHGGLRSMETWHAGYRDEHPDLRQLAVSRPPALLRALDRLGFLGYDPHVLTTAEVYDLADDFGRAAGHAADAGYDLVHLAGANMGIVHQFLSPFYNRRDDEFGDGVRFLEVVHDAVRDHAGDVPLLTKVPAETAAPPVVRRRLSRADAVEICRRLDRIGYDALVPVSGSVFWDMSIVRGRFPARAWRDEGFREGYAEAFGGRLRAGLVALANRVQARWYDFDPAWNADLCRSVRDAVSVPVCCEGGIRERPRIDRLLGDACDMVGMARPFYAEPELPARLLADAEASAVCASCNNCAVPQVTGAPGVCRTPAVLDEVGRLRKAGAYDRDS